The following are from one region of the Segatella oris genome:
- a CDS encoding DUF6057 family protein codes for MSADLITKHSTRPYRVVCALLFLVFTFCCLYCYQDNLLAMGQHVLSNGQTHYSRLIGTVIITFVLWLMQICLYMLTRVKGRFHILTYVPSIVCLTALTSIDSNIVHGVTLGWWWLTAPLLIVVDVILLFYVRQLQAYEPQDFSHGFLGRRAWINYSGLLVLLVFVMLCSNHRQVLHARLEIEQCIEAGDYQKAVKVDAHSLHTDSTLTSLRVYSLSLAGLLPDKLFEYSLVGGSSVMLPDNPNVCYLICGKAPFYQRLGGMFRQKMSAMHYLRFIHQHHLATSVAHDYLLCAYLLDGDLEAFVHAIGKYYNLKQPLPKHYREALVLYAHLRSNPYIVYHNSVMEADFADFQSLIKQYSNLNERLSALRDTYGNTYWVYYYRMKH; via the coding sequence ATGTCAGCCGATTTAATCACAAAACATAGCACACGCCCTTACAGAGTGGTGTGTGCATTGTTGTTCTTAGTATTCACATTCTGTTGTCTCTACTGTTATCAGGATAACTTGTTGGCCATGGGTCAGCACGTACTTTCAAATGGACAGACCCATTATAGCCGTTTGATTGGTACTGTTATCATCACATTTGTACTGTGGTTGATGCAGATTTGTCTTTATATGTTGACTCGGGTGAAGGGGAGATTTCATATTTTGACCTATGTGCCTTCCATTGTCTGCCTGACTGCATTGACTTCTATTGATAGTAATATTGTGCATGGAGTCACTTTAGGTTGGTGGTGGTTGACGGCACCACTCCTGATAGTTGTCGACGTCATTCTGCTGTTCTATGTCCGTCAGTTACAGGCTTATGAACCGCAGGATTTCTCTCATGGTTTTCTTGGTCGGCGTGCATGGATCAATTATAGCGGTCTGTTGGTCTTGTTAGTCTTTGTGATGCTTTGTTCAAATCATCGTCAGGTGCTCCATGCCCGATTGGAGATAGAGCAGTGTATAGAAGCAGGTGATTATCAAAAGGCAGTCAAGGTGGATGCGCATTCTTTACATACGGACTCTACTTTAACGAGTTTGCGTGTCTATTCCCTGTCTTTAGCAGGCCTGCTTCCCGATAAATTATTCGAATACTCCTTAGTTGGCGGTTCGTCAGTCATGCTCCCTGACAATCCCAATGTGTGTTATCTGATATGCGGAAAAGCCCCTTTTTATCAGCGTTTAGGTGGCATGTTTCGGCAGAAGATGAGTGCAATGCATTACCTTCGTTTTATTCATCAGCATCATTTAGCTACGTCTGTGGCTCATGATTACTTGCTTTGTGCCTATTTGTTGGATGGTGACTTGGAAGCTTTCGTACATGCAATTGGAAAGTATTACAATTTGAAACAACCACTTCCCAAACATTATCGTGAGGCTCTTGTGCTTTATGCTCATCTGCGTTCCAACCCATATATCGTCTATCATAATAGTGTTATGGAGGCTGATTTTGCCGATTTCCAGTCGCTTATCAAGCAATATAGCAATCTTAATGAGCGTCTCTCGGCTCTTCGAGATACCTATGGAAACACCTATTGGGTGTATTATTATCGGATGAAACATTAG
- a CDS encoding DUF1573 domain-containing protein: protein MKKLLAIAFMLMSFFTMASAQKQAEIKFDKVTIDLGTFPKSNPVRQTVFVFTNTGDAPLVINQAMASCGCTVPTYTKTPIMPGQKGEIKVTYNGSTLFAGHFKKSITVHSNAKTEMTRLYIEGVMTESENK from the coding sequence ATGAAGAAATTATTAGCTATAGCATTCATGCTTATGTCATTCTTTACAATGGCATCTGCCCAGAAACAGGCAGAGATTAAATTCGACAAGGTAACTATTGACCTTGGGACTTTCCCAAAAAGTAATCCTGTTCGTCAAACCGTTTTCGTGTTCACAAACACCGGAGACGCCCCTTTGGTCATTAATCAGGCAATGGCAAGTTGTGGTTGTACGGTTCCTACTTACACTAAGACGCCTATCATGCCAGGACAAAAAGGAGAAATCAAGGTCACTTATAATGGTTCCACACTGTTTGCCGGACATTTCAAGAAGAGTATTACCGTTCACAGTAATGCCAAAACTGAAATGACTCGTCTTTATATTGAAGGAGTAATGACCGAATCAGAAAATAAATGA
- a CDS encoding M6 family metalloprotease domain-containing protein, protein MKTFLLAVCLMASSLSSHADQENTTLVRRYDGKMVPVPVLGSAEAQLITPRKHPDNFQGVKTRAIDPNTRYTPHTGKPHILVILANFKDVKFQVKDPKEAFYDFFNAPGAISDRGNGNDENYGSVSQYFKATSRGAFEPVFDIYGPIDLPNYMTYYGGKKANNRDDERPQDLVRDAINQVKTMVTNIDRLDSNNDGYIDCVYVVYAGLGQNNGGGATSVWACTSVINDASLKIGNKNVYNFSIGAELFPSLIRHRANAQDHTMQINSIGVTCHEFSHAMGLPDIYPLTSSAYLNNQEMEFWDLMDGGEYAGNGGFIPMPYTAWEKKQMNWPVNIQLLTTESSMTMEQTANDGGVVYKITNPNDKDEYFLLENIIQTDWYKGASNKGLLVYKVWDYDKVNMGDYPNNTPGKPRIAVVPADGLCMSSYKIQRHESTEPNYKELNKQEQRKYLEQLKGDVFPGTSNVKKLNFDANIPNFWWYSQGDINEKTTLNANYYKVNQALDNISISEDGKVTFRYIADYKHPAGIHSPTVNAQEDHRIFTLDGRYLGTNTEKLHKGIYIINHKKIVVK, encoded by the coding sequence ATGAAGACATTTTTACTTGCAGTTTGCTTAATGGCATCATCACTTTCAAGCCATGCAGACCAAGAGAACACAACACTTGTTAGAAGATATGACGGGAAAATGGTACCTGTACCTGTATTGGGAAGTGCAGAGGCACAACTCATAACTCCCCGCAAACATCCCGACAATTTTCAGGGAGTCAAGACACGAGCCATCGATCCTAATACACGCTATACTCCTCATACGGGAAAGCCTCATATCCTCGTTATCCTTGCCAACTTCAAGGATGTGAAGTTTCAAGTAAAAGACCCCAAGGAAGCTTTCTACGACTTCTTTAATGCACCAGGCGCTATTTCAGATCGAGGAAACGGCAATGATGAAAATTATGGAAGCGTGTCACAATACTTCAAAGCCACAAGCCGTGGAGCCTTTGAACCGGTTTTCGATATCTATGGACCTATTGACTTGCCAAACTACATGACCTACTATGGAGGAAAGAAAGCCAACAACAGAGATGATGAACGCCCACAGGATCTCGTACGAGATGCCATAAATCAAGTAAAGACCATGGTCACTAACATTGACCGATTAGATTCAAACAACGATGGATACATAGATTGTGTTTACGTAGTTTATGCCGGCTTAGGCCAAAACAATGGTGGAGGTGCAACATCAGTATGGGCATGTACAAGTGTCATCAATGATGCTTCACTGAAAATTGGAAATAAAAATGTCTACAATTTCAGTATTGGAGCAGAACTCTTTCCTAGTCTCATCAGACATCGTGCCAATGCACAAGACCATACAATGCAAATCAATAGTATTGGTGTTACTTGCCATGAGTTTTCTCATGCCATGGGATTACCCGATATCTACCCTCTCACATCATCAGCTTATCTAAATAATCAGGAAATGGAATTCTGGGATTTAATGGATGGAGGTGAATATGCTGGTAATGGTGGTTTTATACCAATGCCCTACACTGCATGGGAGAAAAAACAGATGAACTGGCCTGTAAACATTCAATTACTGACAACAGAAAGTAGCATGACAATGGAGCAGACAGCTAATGACGGAGGTGTTGTTTATAAGATAACAAACCCTAATGACAAGGATGAATACTTTCTTTTAGAGAATATCATCCAAACAGATTGGTATAAAGGTGCAAGTAACAAAGGGCTATTGGTATATAAAGTTTGGGACTATGATAAAGTTAACATGGGCGATTACCCGAACAATACACCAGGCAAACCACGTATTGCAGTTGTTCCAGCCGATGGACTTTGCATGTCATCTTATAAGATTCAACGACACGAAAGCACTGAACCTAACTATAAAGAACTGAATAAGCAGGAACAACGCAAATACTTGGAACAACTCAAAGGCGATGTATTCCCAGGCACATCCAATGTAAAAAAGCTGAACTTCGACGCTAACATACCAAACTTTTGGTGGTATTCGCAAGGCGATATAAATGAAAAGACAACACTCAACGCTAATTATTATAAGGTAAACCAAGCGCTTGACAATATCAGCATCAGTGAAGACGGGAAAGTTACATTTAGATACATTGCTGATTACAAACATCCGGCCGGCATTCACTCTCCAACGGTCAATGCACAAGAAGACCACCGAATATTCACTCTTGACGGCAGATATTTAGGAACAAATACAGAGAAATTACACAAAGGTATCTACATCATCAATCATAAAAAGATTGTTGTGAAATAA
- a CDS encoding glycosyl transferase: protein MKILLLGEYSNVHATLAQGLRKLGHEVTVVSNGDFWKNYPRDIDVSRPKGRLGGVRLYARLLFLLPKLRGYDIVQLINPMFFELKAERLRFFYNYLRKHNRHTVLGAFGMDYYWVHECITRFPLRYSDFNIGKSIRKDQESQQYIKDWIGTPKAELCQYIAKDCDHIVAGLYEYWACYHPIFPEKTSFCPFPIVPLHRFPRPFEGKLHLFIGINKERSAYKGTDIMLKAAQKIAQEYPEKIVLKIAESIPFADYVKMMEGCDAILDQLYSYTPSMNSLEAMNRGLICIGGGEPENYEILGETELRPIMNVQPNEDSVYHVLKQLVLHPERIDTLKRESIAYIERHHDYVNIARKYIGIYE, encoded by the coding sequence ATGAAAATACTTCTGTTAGGAGAATACAGTAATGTACATGCAACTTTGGCGCAAGGTTTGCGCAAGTTGGGGCATGAAGTCACGGTTGTTTCCAACGGAGATTTCTGGAAAAACTATCCGCGCGACATAGATGTCAGTCGGCCAAAAGGCCGACTTGGTGGTGTAAGACTCTATGCCCGTCTGCTCTTTCTACTTCCAAAACTGCGTGGCTATGACATAGTTCAACTCATCAACCCCATGTTTTTCGAGCTGAAAGCAGAGCGACTTCGCTTCTTCTACAACTATCTGCGAAAACATAACCGTCATACTGTCTTAGGGGCCTTTGGCATGGATTACTATTGGGTTCATGAGTGTATAACACGCTTCCCTTTGCGATACAGTGACTTCAATATAGGGAAAAGCATACGAAAAGACCAGGAGTCACAGCAATATATAAAGGATTGGATAGGAACACCAAAAGCAGAATTGTGCCAATATATAGCGAAAGACTGTGACCATATCGTTGCCGGGCTTTATGAATATTGGGCTTGTTATCATCCCATTTTTCCTGAGAAAACCAGCTTCTGCCCATTTCCCATTGTTCCACTTCATCGGTTTCCTCGGCCATTTGAGGGCAAACTCCACCTCTTTATCGGTATAAACAAGGAACGGAGTGCCTACAAAGGAACGGATATCATGCTCAAGGCTGCACAAAAGATAGCACAAGAATATCCTGAAAAAATCGTTCTGAAAATTGCAGAAAGCATTCCTTTTGCTGATTATGTCAAAATGATGGAGGGATGCGATGCCATTCTTGATCAGCTCTACAGCTACACTCCGTCTATGAATTCATTGGAAGCTATGAATAGAGGACTTATCTGTATTGGTGGCGGAGAACCTGAAAACTATGAGATTTTAGGCGAAACGGAGCTTCGGCCCATTATGAATGTACAACCCAATGAAGACAGTGTGTATCACGTTCTCAAACAATTAGTGCTTCACCCAGAGCGTATTGACACGCTCAAACGTGAGAGTATCGCCTATATTGAGCGGCATCATGACTATGTAAATATAGCTCGGAAATATATCGGAATATATGAGTAA
- a CDS encoding alpha amylase C-terminal domain-containing protein has translation METKKEISKKKIAKTVKKPQTTKHIGLVKNDPYLEPYEDAIRGRHDHALWKLSQLTQEGKKSLSDFASGYDYYGLHKLSRGWVFREWAPNATAIYLVGDFNNWQEDEKYLAKRIEGTGNWELRLPEKAMHHGDLFKMHVKWNGGEGERIPAWATRVVQDEVTKIFSAQVWSPKETYQWKKNNFKPQTSPLLIYECHIGMSQDAEKVGTYTEFKDNVLPRIVKDGYNCIQIMAIQEHPYYGSFGYHVSSFFAPSSRFGTPEELKALIDAAHAKGVAVIMDIVHSHAVKNEVEGLGNLAGDPNQYFYPGERHEHPAWDSLCFDYGKDDVIHFLLSNCKYWLQEFHFDGFRFDGVTSMLYYSHGLGEAFGGYGDYFNGHEDDNAICYLTLANKLIHEVNPKAITIAEEVSGMPGLAAKFEDGGYGFDYRMAMNIPDFWIKIIKEQKDEDWKPSSIFWEVKNRRADEKTISYCESHDQALVGDKTIIFRLIDADMYWHFKKGDENDMAFRGIALHKMIRLATASTINGGYLNFMGNEFGHPEWIDFPREGNGWSYKYARRQWNLVDNKELDYHYLGDFDCEMLKVIKDERNFIRTAIQEVWHNDGDQVLAYMRGDLLFVFNFSPTKSFTDYGFLVPVGSYNIVLDTDNKAFGGNGFNDDALTHFTNYDPLYVNEHKEWLKLYLPARTALVLKKN, from the coding sequence ATGGAAACAAAGAAAGAAATCTCAAAAAAGAAGATTGCTAAGACTGTGAAGAAACCTCAGACCACGAAACATATCGGTCTTGTTAAGAATGATCCGTATTTGGAACCCTATGAAGATGCCATTCGCGGACGCCATGACCATGCCTTGTGGAAACTCTCACAGCTGACCCAAGAAGGCAAGAAGAGTTTGTCGGATTTTGCAAGTGGCTATGATTACTATGGTCTCCATAAGCTTTCCCGTGGTTGGGTTTTCCGTGAATGGGCACCGAATGCCACGGCTATCTATTTGGTTGGAGATTTCAATAATTGGCAGGAGGATGAAAAATATCTTGCTAAACGCATTGAAGGGACGGGCAACTGGGAACTTCGTTTGCCTGAAAAGGCCATGCATCATGGTGATCTGTTTAAGATGCATGTGAAGTGGAATGGAGGAGAAGGAGAACGTATTCCTGCCTGGGCAACGCGTGTTGTGCAGGATGAGGTGACTAAGATTTTCTCAGCACAGGTATGGAGTCCCAAGGAAACTTACCAATGGAAGAAGAATAATTTCAAACCTCAAACCTCTCCGTTGTTAATTTATGAATGCCACATCGGAATGAGTCAGGATGCAGAAAAGGTGGGCACCTATACGGAGTTCAAGGATAATGTGCTGCCCCGAATAGTCAAAGATGGCTATAATTGCATTCAGATTATGGCCATACAGGAGCATCCCTACTATGGTTCTTTCGGCTATCATGTCAGTTCGTTCTTTGCTCCTTCAAGTCGTTTCGGTACCCCTGAGGAGCTGAAGGCTTTGATTGATGCAGCCCATGCCAAGGGCGTTGCGGTGATTATGGATATAGTTCATTCACACGCTGTAAAGAATGAAGTGGAAGGGTTGGGTAATCTTGCAGGCGATCCCAACCAGTATTTCTATCCGGGAGAGCGTCATGAGCATCCTGCATGGGATAGTCTTTGCTTTGATTATGGTAAAGATGACGTTATACATTTCCTGCTGTCAAACTGCAAGTATTGGCTTCAGGAATTCCATTTTGACGGCTTCCGCTTCGATGGCGTTACCTCAATGCTCTATTACAGCCATGGATTGGGTGAAGCATTTGGCGGATATGGCGATTATTTCAATGGTCATGAAGACGACAATGCCATTTGTTATCTCACCTTGGCCAATAAACTTATCCATGAAGTCAACCCCAAAGCTATTACCATTGCAGAGGAAGTGAGTGGCATGCCTGGCCTTGCTGCCAAGTTTGAAGATGGTGGATATGGCTTTGATTACCGTATGGCGATGAACATTCCTGACTTCTGGATTAAGATCATTAAAGAGCAGAAAGACGAAGACTGGAAGCCAAGTTCAATCTTCTGGGAGGTGAAAAACCGGCGCGCTGATGAGAAAACAATCTCTTATTGTGAGAGTCATGACCAGGCATTGGTAGGCGACAAGACCATTATTTTCCGTCTGATAGATGCTGATATGTATTGGCATTTCAAGAAAGGTGACGAGAACGATATGGCTTTCCGTGGTATAGCACTCCACAAAATGATACGTTTAGCTACGGCTTCGACAATCAACGGCGGTTATCTTAACTTTATGGGAAATGAGTTCGGGCATCCCGAATGGATTGATTTCCCGAGAGAAGGCAATGGCTGGAGTTACAAATATGCGCGCAGGCAGTGGAACCTCGTTGACAATAAGGAACTTGATTATCACTATTTGGGAGACTTTGACTGCGAAATGTTGAAGGTAATTAAGGATGAACGTAACTTTATTCGCACTGCCATTCAGGAGGTTTGGCATAACGACGGCGATCAAGTTCTGGCCTATATGCGTGGTGATTTGCTCTTTGTATTCAACTTCTCACCGACAAAATCGTTTACGGATTATGGCTTTCTCGTTCCGGTTGGCAGCTATAATATTGTGCTCGACACCGATAATAAGGCCTTTGGAGGGAACGGTTTCAATGATGATGCGTTGACGCATTTTACAAATTACGATCCACTCTACGTCAATGAACACAAAGAGTGGCTTAAACTTTACCTGCCAGCACGTACAGCTTTGGTTTTAAAGAAAAATTGA
- a CDS encoding bifunctional metallophosphatase/5'-nucleotidase, with product MSKFTIKILHTTDIHGCFFPFDFIEGHPCKGSMARIASYVKQMRCKYDQHLLLVDGGDVLQGQPSCYYCNYVQPSMENVAARVMNVLGYDLQTIGNHDIETGHAVYDKYAAEANYDILAANIVCNNSLKPYFKPYAIREIAGIRIAFIGMLTPSIPYWLHENLWQGMTFLDIPSCMAKWVKHVREIEHADAVIGLFHSGFEGGIQDTNGNENESIKTAQKVSGVDLILCGHDHRLKRECIEKDGRKIYIINPSSNAHYISECSLNFEKSPQGQIHLASTDAQLVNIDNEKIDQTFMEHFSSDIEKVKQYVGRKIGTFTHSIYTRDSFFGSSAFSDLIHDIQLDFTGADISLNAPLKFDACIHEGDIHVSDLFNLYTYENQLYVVRMTGKEVRLLLEMSYDQWVTTMQNPNDHIMLMDQETDGHWHWHNLAFNFDTAAGIDYEVDVTQPDGQKVHILRMSNGQSFEENRTYRVAMNSYRGNGGGELLTRGAGIPLQEISQRIEFISSKDQRSIIMEYIEHHKIIDAQPHNNWHFVPETWTHPALKRDYELLFPKH from the coding sequence ATGAGTAAATTCACGATTAAGATACTCCATACAACCGATATACATGGATGCTTCTTCCCTTTTGACTTTATTGAGGGGCATCCCTGCAAGGGCTCTATGGCACGCATAGCATCATACGTGAAGCAAATGCGCTGTAAATACGACCAACATTTATTGCTTGTAGATGGCGGAGATGTGCTGCAAGGACAGCCTTCATGCTATTATTGCAATTATGTGCAGCCGTCTATGGAAAATGTTGCAGCGCGTGTTATGAATGTCCTTGGGTATGATTTGCAGACCATAGGAAATCACGATATCGAAACAGGACATGCTGTTTACGACAAATATGCAGCTGAAGCAAATTATGATATCCTTGCAGCTAATATTGTTTGTAACAATTCATTAAAGCCTTACTTCAAGCCGTATGCAATCCGGGAAATAGCAGGAATAAGGATTGCTTTTATCGGTATGCTGACTCCAAGCATCCCCTATTGGCTGCATGAAAACCTGTGGCAGGGCATGACTTTTCTGGATATACCAAGCTGTATGGCAAAATGGGTGAAACATGTACGTGAGATTGAACATGCAGATGCAGTCATCGGACTCTTTCATTCGGGCTTTGAAGGGGGAATTCAAGATACAAATGGCAATGAAAATGAAAGTATAAAAACAGCACAAAAAGTATCAGGTGTTGACCTCATCCTCTGTGGACACGACCATAGATTAAAAAGAGAATGTATTGAAAAGGATGGGAGAAAGATTTATATCATCAATCCTTCAAGTAATGCACATTACATCAGTGAATGCAGCTTAAACTTTGAGAAAAGTCCGCAAGGACAAATACATTTGGCATCAACAGATGCCCAACTTGTGAATATTGATAATGAAAAAATTGATCAGACTTTCATGGAACACTTCTCTTCTGACATAGAGAAAGTGAAGCAATATGTCGGTCGAAAGATTGGAACCTTTACACATTCTATCTATACTCGCGACAGCTTTTTCGGTTCATCTGCATTCTCTGATCTCATACACGATATTCAATTAGACTTTACAGGAGCCGACATTTCACTCAATGCTCCTTTGAAATTCGATGCATGTATACACGAAGGAGATATTCATGTGAGTGATCTTTTTAATCTTTATACGTATGAAAATCAGCTCTATGTAGTCAGAATGACCGGTAAGGAAGTACGATTATTATTAGAAATGAGTTATGATCAATGGGTTACAACCATGCAAAACCCAAATGACCACATTATGCTTATGGACCAAGAAACCGATGGTCATTGGCATTGGCATAATCTTGCATTCAACTTCGACACTGCTGCCGGCATTGATTATGAAGTTGATGTCACACAACCCGATGGACAAAAAGTACATATTCTCCGTATGTCTAATGGACAATCCTTTGAAGAAAACAGAACATATCGCGTTGCCATGAATAGTTATCGAGGCAATGGCGGAGGAGAATTACTGACACGTGGTGCAGGAATTCCATTGCAAGAGATTTCCCAGAGAATTGAATTCATCAGTTCAAAAGATCAAAGAAGTATTATCATGGAGTATATAGAACATCACAAAATAATAGATGCCCAACCTCATAACAACTGGCATTTTGTGCCGGAAACATGGACTCATCCCGCCTTGAAAAGAGACTATGAGCTTTTGTTTCCTAAACATTAG
- a CDS encoding EFR1 family ferrodoxin (N-terminal region resembles flavodoxins. C-terminal ferrodoxin region binds two 4Fe-4S clusters.), translated as MIFYFSATGNTRWVARKVAQITGEKLYSIPDVVKSQYAYTLERDERIGFMFPIHGWRPPLFVRKFIGNLKLTACQHSDSLSAHYCYALCTAGDDIGQAMDYLNEDLATIGLHTHATFSLKMPNTYVGLPFMNVDTREVATEKRQQATALLQTYCGQIYDREHCVNRMYLSHWPWINSKILGSYFVNRLITDKPFHVEKQRCVKCGICANVCPTSNIEGGHGQIPVWKHNNSCLTCFACYHYCPHHAIEFGKQTRNKGQYFFR; from the coding sequence ATGATATTTTACTTTTCTGCAACAGGAAACACTCGTTGGGTAGCTCGGAAAGTTGCTCAAATCACAGGAGAGAAACTCTATTCTATTCCTGATGTTGTAAAAAGCCAATATGCTTATACCTTGGAAAGAGATGAGCGTATTGGCTTCATGTTTCCTATTCATGGCTGGCGCCCACCACTATTCGTCAGGAAGTTTATCGGAAATCTGAAGCTGACTGCATGTCAACATTCAGACTCACTTTCTGCACACTATTGCTATGCACTATGCACTGCAGGCGATGATATCGGACAGGCTATGGACTATCTTAACGAAGATCTTGCAACAATCGGACTACATACGCATGCCACTTTCTCATTGAAAATGCCTAACACCTATGTTGGACTGCCTTTCATGAATGTAGATACCAGGGAGGTTGCAACAGAGAAACGACAGCAGGCAACGGCGTTGTTGCAAACTTATTGCGGGCAGATTTACGACCGTGAGCATTGTGTAAACCGCATGTATCTGAGTCATTGGCCATGGATTAACAGTAAGATTTTAGGTTCTTATTTCGTAAACAGGCTCATTACAGACAAGCCTTTCCATGTCGAGAAGCAGCGTTGTGTAAAATGTGGTATCTGTGCCAATGTCTGTCCAACATCCAATATTGAAGGAGGACATGGTCAAATTCCCGTGTGGAAACACAACAACAGTTGTCTTACCTGCTTTGCCTGCTACCATTATTGCCCGCATCATGCCATTGAATTCGGCAAACAAACGCGAAATAAAGGACAGTATTTTTTCAGGTAA
- a CDS encoding glycosyltransferase family 2 protein, which produces MTMPNSQDLRKYDKTPLVSFIIPTFNTDPTMLRSCIDSIRNLSLSNDSREIIVIDDGSDTPAISTLLDICDDIIYVRQPNQGISRSRNRGIDMAKGKYIQLIDGDDYLLQPTYEHCLDIARYHNPDMIVFDVAYSPSVTITEDIEGPFTGAAYMQSHNIRGASWCYIFKKDMLQGLRFRSDMNYYAEDEEFTAQLMLHADRLFATSAKSYFYRQHKASVLHQHDKRSRIQRLENTEKIILHLQEQLNTLPQSKQFALQRRIAQLSMDHLYNTARLTHSLSRLEETCERLRAHGLFPLPEKNYTAKYRVFQKLCKSSWGRRIIIATTLL; this is translated from the coding sequence ATGACTATGCCCAACTCGCAAGACTTACGAAAATATGACAAGACTCCATTGGTGAGCTTCATCATCCCGACATTCAATACCGACCCGACAATGCTCCGTTCATGCATAGACAGCATACGCAATTTGTCGCTCAGCAATGACAGTCGGGAGATTATTGTGATTGATGACGGAAGCGACACGCCTGCTATCAGCACACTGCTTGATATTTGTGATGATATCATCTATGTGCGCCAACCCAATCAGGGAATTAGCAGATCGCGAAACCGGGGTATAGACATGGCCAAAGGAAAATACATACAACTGATTGACGGAGATGATTATCTGCTGCAACCGACCTATGAACATTGCTTAGATATCGCCAGATACCATAATCCGGACATGATAGTTTTCGATGTAGCATACTCGCCTTCAGTCACCATTACCGAAGATATTGAAGGGCCTTTTACCGGTGCAGCCTATATGCAGTCACACAACATAAGAGGAGCTTCGTGGTGTTATATTTTCAAGAAAGACATGTTGCAAGGGCTTCGTTTCCGCTCCGACATGAACTATTATGCCGAAGATGAAGAGTTTACTGCACAGTTGATGTTGCATGCCGACCGTCTTTTCGCAACGTCGGCTAAGAGCTATTTCTATCGACAACACAAGGCTTCTGTGCTGCATCAACACGATAAACGCAGTCGCATTCAAAGGCTCGAGAACACAGAAAAAATTATCCTTCACCTGCAAGAACAACTCAACACACTTCCTCAATCGAAGCAGTTTGCCCTGCAACGGCGCATAGCACAACTTTCCATGGATCATCTTTATAACACGGCCCGACTGACACATAGCCTGTCAAGACTTGAAGAAACATGCGAAAGGTTGCGTGCTCATGGTCTGTTTCCTCTGCCCGAAAAGAACTATACAGCCAAGTATCGAGTCTTTCAAAAGCTCTGTAAAAGTAGCTGGGGGCGCAGAATTATCATTGCAACAACGCTTCTATGA